A section of the Humulus lupulus chromosome 2, drHumLupu1.1, whole genome shotgun sequence genome encodes:
- the LOC133815027 gene encoding exopolygalacturonase-like has protein sequence MDLNINIVLIAFFGMLASHATAEVFDVTKNGAAPGSPDNAEALLKTWKAACASPTASKVVVPKGVFKVSAAPLVGPCKAPIEFNLEGTLQAPQVGGPGYKSGDTWVNFDNVDFLTVSGKGIFDGQGQSTWGKKCDAQEYCGNVPMNLRFNFVKNSIVQDVTTKDSKQFHVNVLGCNNLTFQNFHVIAPKESLNTDGIHVGRSSGIKIIDTIIETGDDCISIGDGTKNITITKVTCGPGHGISVGSLGKYPNEEPVVGVFVTNCTMKNTMNGVRIKTWPDSKPGSATDMHFEDIIMENVGNPVLIDQEYCPAANCKNPGPSKVKISNVSFKKIRGTSSTPLGWKLLCSLKLPCENVVVSDIDLKYTGSEGPIQSECKNVNPTAEGTLNPKPCSTPLSS, from the exons ATGGATCTCAACATAAACATTGTTCTAATAGCTTTTTTCGGAATGCTGGCATCCCATGCCACGGCCGAAGTCTTCGATGTGACAAAAAATGGTGCAGCACCCGGTAGTCCCGATAATGCTGAG GCTTTGTTAAAAACTTGGAAAGCCGCTTGTGCATCACCAACCGCAAGTAAAGTGGTGGTACCGAAAGGGGTATTCAAAGTATCGGCAGCACCGCTAGTGGGACCTTGCAAGGCTCCAATTGAGTTCAATTTGGAAGGCACATTGCAAGCCCCACAAGTAGGAGGACCTGGTTACAAATCCGGTGACACTTGGGTGAATTTTGACAACGTTGATTTCCTCACCGTTTCTGGTAAAGGAATATTCGACGGTCAAGGCCAATCGACTTGGGGTAAAAAGTGTGACGCTCAAGAGTATTGCGGCAACGTTCCcatg AATTTGAGGTTCAACTTCGTGAAAAACTCAATAGTCCAAGATGTGACAACGAAAGATAGCAAGCAGTTCCACGTCAATGTTCTGGGCTGCAACAACCTTACCTTCCAAAACTTCCATGTGATTGCACCCAAGGAAAGCCTCAACACCGACGGAATCCATGTTGGCAGGTCGAGCGGCATTAAGATCATTGACACCATAATCGAAACTGGCGACGATTGCATCTCCATTGGGGACGGCACCAAGAACATTACAATTACAAAGGTTACGTGCGGACCAGGCCACGGCATCAGCGTCGGCAGCCTGGGAAAGTATCCAAATGAAGAGCCCGTAGTAGGGGTCTTCGTGACCAACTGCACGATGAAGAACACCATGAACGGTGTCCGTATCAAGACCTGGCCCGACTCTAAACCCGGATCAGCCACAGATATGCACTTCGAGGACATAATCATGGAGAACGTGGGCAACCCCGTGTTGATTGATCAAGAATACTGCCCCGCTGCCAATTGCAAGAACCCGGGCCCATCAAAAGTTAAGATCAGTAACGTATCCTTCAAGAAAATTAGGGGAACCTCGTCTACACCCCTTGGCTGGAAGCTGCTGTGCAGCCTCAAATTACCATGCGAGAACGTCGTCGTTTCGGACATTGATTTGAAGTACACCGGAAGTGAAGGCCCAATCCAATCTGAGTGTAAGAATGTTAACCCTACCGCGGAAGGGACTCTAAACCCGAAGCCCTGCAGTACTCCCCTCTCGAGTTAA